The Leucobacter viscericola genome includes a window with the following:
- a CDS encoding bifunctional aldolase/short-chain dehydrogenase, which yields MNGHVTADTLIARSNRLGADKKNTNFAGGNTSAKGQAQDPVTGEPVELMWVKGSGGDLGTLRETGLSVLRLDRMRALVDVYPGLDREDEMVAAFDYCLHGKGGATPSIDTAMHGLVNAAHVDHLHPDSGIAIATAADGEALTAKIFGGKVVWVPWRRPGFQLGLDIAAIQQANPEAIGCILGGHGITAWGDTSEECERNSLWIIDTAAAYIAEHGAAEPFGAKVEGFEALPEAERRARAAALAPTIRGLASHDKPMVGHFTDSEAVLEFLSREKLAALAALGTSCPDHFLRTKVKPLVLDLPATASVEDQISRLHELHEAYRADYRAYYEAHADADSPAMRGADPLIVLIPGVGMFSYGANKQTARVAGEFYVNAINVMRGAEALSTYAPISDAEKFRIEYWALEEAKLQRLPKPKSHQGRIAFVTGAASGIGKAIATRLAAEGACVVVADLDLEKAQAAAAELGSSDVAVGIAANVADAEAVRAAMDAAVLAFGGVDLVVNNAGLSLSKPLLETTEKDWDLQHDVMAKGSFLVSKAAAKALIEQGMGGDIIYISSKNSVFAGPNNIAYSATKADQAHQVRLLAVELGEYGVRVNGINPDGVVRGSGIFASGWGANRAATYGVNEEDLGQFYANRTILKREVVPENVADAVYVLTGPELSRTTGLHIPVDSGVAAAFLR from the coding sequence ATGAACGGTCATGTCACTGCCGACACCCTCATCGCCCGCTCAAACCGCCTGGGCGCAGACAAAAAGAACACGAACTTTGCTGGGGGCAACACCTCGGCCAAGGGGCAGGCTCAGGATCCAGTAACGGGCGAACCCGTCGAACTGATGTGGGTGAAGGGCTCGGGCGGCGACCTCGGCACACTTCGCGAAACCGGACTGTCGGTGCTGCGCCTCGACCGCATGCGCGCGCTCGTTGACGTCTACCCGGGGCTCGACCGCGAGGACGAGATGGTCGCGGCCTTCGACTACTGCCTGCACGGCAAGGGAGGAGCGACCCCGTCGATCGACACTGCGATGCACGGACTCGTCAATGCGGCGCACGTTGACCACCTGCACCCCGACTCGGGCATCGCGATCGCGACAGCCGCAGACGGAGAGGCCCTGACCGCCAAGATCTTCGGCGGAAAAGTTGTGTGGGTACCGTGGCGCAGACCGGGCTTCCAGCTCGGACTCGATATCGCCGCGATCCAGCAGGCCAACCCCGAGGCCATCGGCTGCATCCTCGGTGGCCACGGCATCACCGCCTGGGGTGACACCAGCGAGGAGTGCGAGCGCAACTCACTCTGGATCATCGACACCGCAGCCGCCTACATCGCCGAGCACGGTGCCGCTGAGCCCTTCGGCGCAAAGGTAGAAGGTTTCGAAGCGCTGCCGGAGGCCGAACGCAGGGCCAGGGCCGCGGCGCTCGCTCCGACGATTCGTGGTCTCGCCTCGCACGATAAGCCGATGGTGGGGCACTTCACCGACAGTGAGGCGGTGCTCGAGTTCCTGTCACGCGAAAAGCTGGCGGCGCTCGCGGCGCTCGGCACGAGCTGCCCCGACCACTTCCTGCGCACCAAGGTGAAGCCGCTGGTGCTTGACCTGCCAGCCACGGCCAGCGTCGAAGACCAGATCAGTCGCCTCCACGAACTGCACGAGGCATACCGCGCAGACTACCGCGCCTACTATGAGGCGCACGCCGACGCTGACAGTCCGGCGATGCGCGGTGCGGATCCGCTCATCGTGCTGATCCCCGGCGTCGGCATGTTCAGCTACGGCGCGAACAAACAGACCGCGCGCGTGGCGGGTGAGTTCTACGTCAATGCGATCAACGTGATGCGCGGCGCCGAGGCGCTCTCCACCTACGCACCCATCAGCGACGCCGAGAAGTTCCGCATCGAGTACTGGGCGCTCGAAGAGGCGAAGCTGCAGCGCCTACCGAAGCCAAAGTCGCACCAGGGCCGCATCGCGTTTGTGACGGGTGCCGCCTCGGGCATCGGCAAAGCCATCGCCACGAGGCTCGCGGCCGAGGGCGCGTGTGTTGTCGTGGCCGACCTCGATCTCGAGAAGGCGCAGGCCGCAGCGGCCGAGCTTGGCTCGAGTGATGTTGCGGTGGGGATCGCCGCAAACGTTGCCGACGCGGAGGCCGTGCGGGCGGCGATGGACGCGGCCGTGCTCGCTTTCGGTGGAGTCGACCTCGTCGTGAACAACGCGGGCCTCTCGCTCTCGAAGCCGCTGCTTGAGACCACTGAGAAAGACTGGGATTTGCAGCACGACGTCATGGCGAAGGGATCCTTCCTCGTGTCGAAGGCTGCGGCCAAGGCGCTCATCGAGCAGGGCATGGGTGGCGACATCATTTATATCTCGTCTAAGAACAGCGTGTTCGCCGGCCCCAACAACATCGCGTACTCGGCGACCAAAGCCGACCAAGCCCACCAGGTGCGCCTGCTGGCGGTTGAGCTGGGGGAGTATGGCGTTCGCGTCAACGGCATCAACCCCGACGGTGTCGTGCGAGGATCCGGCATCTTTGCCTCGGGTTGGGGTGCCAACCGCGCCGCGACCTACGGGGTGAACGAAGAAGACCTCGGTCAGTTCTACGCCAATCGCACGATCCTGAAGCGCGAGGTCGTGCCCGAGAACGTCGCCGACGCGGTGTACGTGCTTACGGGTCCGGAACTCTCGCGCACAACCGGGCTGCACATTCCCGTTGACTCGGGTGTGGCAGCGGCGTTCTTGCGATGA
- a CDS encoding DeoR/GlpR family DNA-binding transcription regulator, whose protein sequence is MAVSGSIDAERRRKDLADLIARGEEISIDEARLKFNVSAMTIRRDIEALENEGVVRRVRGGAVSAPAPRSYDDRLATRSAAKLAIARKALALVPHRGAIALDASTTVHALAEILGGDRELTVCTNSVQTFEVLTRLNGIDAQLTGGSYERVTGSLVGPIANAGARLLFTQVFFTSAAALHPEGGTSESSLAEAEVKRHLAESAERTVLCVDSSKLGGRSVGAALELASVSTLITELPADDPRLDPYRHSVDVL, encoded by the coding sequence ATGGCTGTGAGCGGGAGTATCGACGCAGAGCGTCGCAGAAAAGATCTTGCCGATCTCATCGCGCGCGGTGAAGAGATTTCCATCGACGAAGCGCGCCTGAAGTTTAACGTCTCCGCAATGACGATTCGGCGAGACATAGAGGCCCTTGAAAATGAGGGGGTTGTGCGACGCGTGCGGGGCGGGGCGGTATCCGCGCCGGCTCCGCGCAGCTACGACGATCGTTTGGCGACCCGATCAGCGGCGAAGCTTGCGATTGCCAGGAAAGCACTCGCGCTTGTGCCGCATCGCGGAGCAATCGCACTGGATGCCTCGACCACGGTGCACGCACTCGCAGAAATTCTCGGCGGTGACCGTGAACTGACGGTGTGCACAAACTCTGTGCAGACGTTTGAGGTGTTGACGCGGCTGAACGGAATAGATGCGCAGCTGACCGGCGGGAGTTACGAGCGGGTCACCGGGAGCCTCGTCGGCCCAATCGCAAATGCGGGCGCTCGCCTGTTGTTCACGCAGGTCTTTTTTACGTCGGCCGCGGCGCTTCACCCCGAGGGTGGCACGTCTGAGTCTTCGCTTGCGGAGGCCGAGGTCAAGCGGCACCTGGCGGAGTCGGCCGAGCGCACCGTCTTGTGTGTCGACTCGTCCAAGCTTGGTGGACGGTCGGTGGGCGCAGCTCTCGAGCTTGCTTCAGTCTCGACCCTGATCACAGAGCTGCCAGCAGACGATCCGCGGCTCGATCCTTACCGTCACAGCGTCGACGTGCTCTGA
- a CDS encoding family 78 glycoside hydrolase catalytic domain — translation MEKTTRDRWRAKRAAAVLLSIALVSTGNFAATAAASAAPPATMSAVGLQANARTKPLGIAVEAPTLSWKSEAEGRGVVQSAYEVRVGTSSGSDDMWSTGKVMSDDQLNVVYGGSALQSQTRYYWQVRLWDGNDQQGEWSKTSWFETGLKTSDWKADWIGKSGSGEVDKWADYTADIDFDIDRLAIGTFFRAASTSNAYMWQISTADGSGIPKFRPHKRVNNTYTLLDNKPIPGITSDELLTGTHRLSVTVDGNTITTKLDNTKIDERTDASFAKGFIGFRQDYANNIDESADIKAVKVTAKNGDVLLDTDFSNGNPFNGGTITPAGLRVGNRSDVLFVSKDANKPLMRTEFNTESGKTVASARAYASAHGVYELQLNGSPVGDQKLAPGSTDYTKRIQYQTYDVTDQIKDGANAFGAELGAGWWAGKNGMWGPGTFGQDVGLIAQLRIDYTDGSHQTVKTDDSWKSHFGPYAAADNIDGEHYDANAEQNGWDRSGYDDGAWSPVVIGASDTAKLVAQPDEPVRVTQELPVQKRTDSPGVENGYIYDLGQNMVGVARMKIQGKAGDTVKIRYAEELYSDGRFYVGNLRAAKVTDYYTFKSDGVVEYTPKFTQHGFRYIEISGAVSAPAAEDVTGVVWGSDLASTGSLDTSDAMLNQLASNISWGQRGNFLSIPTDTPARDERLGWTGDINVFAPTASYLRDTRAFLQKWMGDLTDSARPNGDLPGIAPSVPGVDLGTGVGWSDSGITVPYAVWHAQGSDTIIKQNYELMKKYLELVKSGAGDDLIDTERGNWNDWLNLDDNTGTAVLSTAYYAEDARMLSEMAAAIGEDADAAAYAQLSKDVRAAFTAQLIAPDGTVQGGSQTAYAMALGMDLVTDPELRVKVGQKYIEKLAKSDNHLTTGFLGTPWLLPALSSIGRNDIAYTVLSKKDYPSWGYEIENGATTMWERWNSIKPDGSFGDEGMNSFNHYAYGAVGDWMYRNIGGISPIEPGYHSFKVAPSLGGGLTHGSGKYESVYGTIASDWKLDGGNLALDVTVPVNTTAQVVVPAQHQIAVVEGGKALSEVDGVSGIKAADGSVTFTIGSGKYKFVVDPDLATFGGVLDALKNVEDRAGELAQKGDLSAADRGHIADEIGAAKDAVQEALEAVRSDNCEAAQAGLAKGAKRVTELRSWLDESSVDGPVKRDLKTRLDAAESQFGSAMASVLKLKVVLPPATTAARPGASVDGALEIVHNGSVELTNLQATVSVVGWKADPVKLKFDKLAGGDQAQLPFTTSVPQHQNPANYPARVKFSFTTPEGTFTLNNETAWVQVDSAVQIGDVTASANLDDGQATAAVTIVNDGTSSVSGQVVLTPTGGPVAAPASERITIPAAESRVVEVPMLAGLEGISGDAPLSVSFVDRGVSLAKKDAALTIGMAAPGAMDLPGQLDHVDFGNTVSETAHAVQAAAASGTAPNEAGLTRRYANTNNPGSWFSAEYTVEAGKPFLLRTLETYDGAHTKKYNIWVDGVLVRKVEIPRSEGGQGTKAHQVLIDDPSVLQNTGKVRIKFEYPSDASGFWDPSIADSWVLPVQADTTPPLVAATVDSAVPGDNGWFRGDSSVTLSATDDRAGTPAVQFGGAQGWEDYTAPIPVTGEGQHELSYRANDVAGNSSGEQKVQVWIDSTAPVSSVKTIRGSEAANLNIASVSFSATDELSGVAAVRYRVDGGQWQLAGADAVPVVGYGSHLVEYFAADVAGNTEALRSTEIELTAPSQKFTVSFDSAGGSAVASVPNVASGSKVSRPSDPKRKGYVFAGWFVGSKAYDFSAPVTANLKLTAKWEKDNSGTTPRDKPVFKDVPKQQQFYTEIDWMHQMKYTTGFKRSDGLYYEPKQELTREAMAAFMYRLKGSPAVKLPAASPFADVKPSDKFYREIVWMYQQKLAKGTKQATGKPLYGPKQALTREAMAAFMYRFEGSPKFTAPKQSPFADMKPGSDFYTEISWMQASKLTTGFKQGSVRNYEPKRALSREAMAAFIYRLETQYRK, via the coding sequence ATGGAGAAAACCACGCGGGACCGATGGCGAGCAAAGCGCGCCGCGGCAGTATTACTATCGATCGCCCTCGTTTCGACGGGCAATTTTGCTGCGACGGCTGCGGCCTCGGCGGCGCCCCCAGCGACAATGAGCGCTGTTGGACTGCAAGCCAATGCTCGAACAAAGCCGCTCGGCATTGCGGTTGAGGCGCCAACGCTCAGTTGGAAGTCGGAGGCCGAGGGGCGCGGAGTCGTGCAGAGCGCCTACGAGGTGCGTGTCGGCACGAGCTCGGGCAGTGACGACATGTGGAGTACCGGCAAGGTCATGTCGGACGATCAGCTCAATGTTGTGTACGGTGGCTCCGCGCTGCAGAGTCAGACGCGGTACTACTGGCAGGTTCGGCTCTGGGACGGAAACGACCAGCAGGGCGAATGGTCGAAGACCAGCTGGTTTGAGACGGGCCTCAAGACGAGCGACTGGAAAGCCGATTGGATCGGCAAATCGGGCAGTGGTGAGGTCGATAAGTGGGCCGATTACACCGCCGATATTGACTTTGATATTGACCGGCTCGCGATAGGAACGTTCTTCCGCGCCGCAAGCACAAGCAACGCCTACATGTGGCAGATCTCTACCGCAGACGGCAGCGGGATCCCCAAGTTTCGCCCGCACAAGCGTGTCAACAACACCTACACGCTGCTCGATAACAAACCCATCCCCGGCATCACCTCGGACGAGCTGCTTACTGGCACGCACCGGCTCTCGGTGACCGTCGACGGCAACACCATCACAACGAAGCTCGATAACACCAAGATCGACGAGCGCACCGATGCCTCGTTTGCGAAGGGGTTCATCGGGTTTCGCCAGGACTACGCGAACAATATTGACGAATCCGCCGATATCAAGGCTGTTAAGGTGACCGCGAAAAACGGCGACGTGCTGCTAGACACTGACTTTTCGAACGGCAACCCTTTCAACGGGGGCACCATCACCCCCGCGGGTCTGCGCGTCGGCAATCGAAGTGACGTGTTGTTCGTGAGCAAAGACGCGAACAAACCCCTCATGCGCACAGAATTCAACACCGAGTCGGGCAAGACGGTCGCTTCTGCGCGCGCCTATGCCTCTGCACACGGGGTGTACGAACTGCAGCTCAACGGCTCCCCAGTTGGCGATCAAAAACTCGCACCGGGGTCAACCGACTACACAAAACGAATCCAGTACCAGACGTACGACGTCACCGACCAGATTAAGGACGGCGCGAATGCGTTTGGTGCCGAACTCGGTGCGGGCTGGTGGGCCGGTAAAAACGGCATGTGGGGCCCCGGCACCTTCGGCCAAGACGTCGGCCTAATCGCCCAGCTGCGCATCGATTACACCGACGGCAGTCACCAGACCGTCAAGACCGACGACTCCTGGAAGAGCCACTTTGGTCCTTACGCCGCAGCCGACAATATTGACGGCGAACACTACGATGCCAACGCCGAGCAGAACGGCTGGGATCGCTCGGGCTACGACGACGGTGCCTGGAGCCCCGTCGTCATTGGCGCTTCTGATACCGCAAAGCTCGTGGCTCAGCCTGACGAGCCCGTGCGCGTGACCCAGGAGCTTCCCGTGCAGAAACGCACTGACTCACCTGGAGTCGAGAACGGCTACATCTACGACCTTGGGCAGAACATGGTCGGCGTCGCTCGCATGAAGATTCAGGGCAAGGCTGGCGACACCGTCAAGATCCGCTACGCAGAAGAGCTGTACTCAGACGGTCGCTTCTACGTTGGCAACCTGCGCGCCGCGAAGGTGACTGACTACTACACGTTTAAGAGCGATGGTGTCGTCGAGTACACACCAAAGTTCACGCAGCACGGGTTCCGCTACATTGAGATTTCTGGTGCTGTGTCTGCTCCCGCCGCTGAAGACGTGACGGGTGTGGTGTGGGGATCGGACCTCGCAAGTACAGGATCACTCGACACCTCTGACGCCATGCTGAATCAGCTCGCAAGCAACATCTCGTGGGGCCAGCGGGGTAACTTCCTGTCGATCCCGACCGATACTCCCGCACGTGACGAGCGCCTCGGCTGGACGGGTGACATCAACGTGTTCGCTCCCACCGCGAGCTACCTGCGAGACACCAGGGCATTCCTGCAAAAGTGGATGGGGGATCTGACGGATTCCGCGCGACCGAACGGCGACCTGCCGGGCATCGCACCATCTGTTCCCGGGGTCGATCTCGGCACCGGTGTCGGCTGGTCTGACTCGGGCATCACGGTGCCCTACGCGGTGTGGCACGCGCAGGGCAGCGACACGATCATCAAGCAGAACTACGAGCTGATGAAGAAGTACCTTGAGCTGGTGAAGAGTGGCGCCGGTGACGACCTCATCGACACTGAACGCGGTAACTGGAACGACTGGCTCAATCTCGACGACAATACCGGCACGGCAGTGCTGAGCACCGCCTACTACGCCGAAGACGCACGCATGCTCTCCGAGATGGCTGCGGCCATTGGTGAAGACGCAGACGCGGCAGCCTACGCGCAGCTTTCCAAAGATGTGCGTGCGGCGTTCACGGCGCAGCTCATCGCCCCTGACGGCACCGTGCAGGGAGGCAGCCAGACCGCGTATGCGATGGCGCTCGGCATGGATCTGGTGACAGATCCCGAGCTCCGGGTAAAGGTCGGTCAAAAATACATCGAGAAGCTTGCAAAGAGCGACAACCACCTGACGACCGGGTTCCTTGGCACGCCGTGGTTGCTTCCCGCGCTGAGCAGCATTGGGCGCAACGACATCGCCTACACCGTGCTGTCGAAGAAGGACTACCCTTCCTGGGGCTACGAGATCGAGAACGGTGCCACCACCATGTGGGAGCGCTGGAACTCGATTAAGCCCGACGGCAGTTTTGGTGACGAGGGAATGAACTCCTTCAACCACTACGCCTACGGCGCGGTTGGTGATTGGATGTATCGCAACATCGGCGGCATCTCGCCGATTGAGCCCGGGTATCACAGCTTTAAAGTGGCGCCCTCTCTCGGTGGCGGTCTGACCCACGGGTCCGGCAAGTACGAGTCGGTCTACGGCACGATCGCGTCGGACTGGAAGCTCGACGGCGGCAACCTGGCGCTCGACGTGACTGTGCCCGTAAACACCACGGCTCAGGTTGTGGTGCCGGCGCAGCATCAGATCGCTGTTGTTGAGGGTGGCAAAGCACTGTCTGAGGTTGACGGTGTGAGTGGCATCAAAGCTGCGGACGGATCTGTAACGTTCACCATCGGGTCTGGTAAGTACAAATTCGTGGTGGATCCTGATCTCGCGACCTTTGGGGGCGTGCTTGACGCGCTGAAGAACGTCGAGGATCGGGCCGGCGAGCTGGCCCAAAAGGGTGACCTGTCTGCGGCAGACCGTGGCCACATCGCCGACGAGATCGGTGCGGCCAAGGATGCGGTGCAAGAGGCGCTAGAAGCCGTGAGGAGCGACAACTGCGAAGCAGCACAGGCTGGTCTGGCGAAGGGCGCGAAGCGGGTAACAGAGCTGCGAAGCTGGCTCGATGAGTCGAGTGTCGATGGGCCGGTAAAGCGGGACTTGAAGACCCGACTAGACGCGGCAGAGTCACAATTCGGCAGCGCGATGGCGAGTGTGCTCAAGCTGAAGGTTGTATTGCCACCAGCGACAACGGCGGCTCGACCCGGTGCTTCAGTTGACGGCGCGCTCGAGATTGTGCACAACGGTTCGGTTGAACTTACTAACCTGCAGGCCACCGTGAGTGTGGTCGGTTGGAAGGCCGATCCGGTGAAACTCAAATTCGATAAGCTCGCCGGTGGTGACCAGGCACAGCTGCCGTTTACGACGAGTGTGCCGCAGCACCAGAATCCGGCAAACTATCCGGCGCGAGTGAAATTCAGTTTCACGACGCCAGAGGGCACCTTTACGCTCAACAACGAAACCGCTTGGGTTCAGGTTGACTCCGCTGTGCAGATTGGTGATGTGACCGCGTCGGCGAACCTCGATGACGGGCAGGCCACCGCGGCCGTCACCATTGTCAACGACGGAACCTCGAGCGTGTCCGGTCAGGTTGTGCTGACCCCTACAGGTGGCCCGGTCGCGGCGCCAGCCTCCGAGCGAATCACGATTCCCGCGGCAGAATCTCGGGTGGTTGAGGTTCCTATGCTCGCGGGGCTCGAGGGCATCTCGGGTGATGCGCCGCTCTCGGTCTCCTTTGTGGATCGAGGGGTGAGCCTCGCGAAGAAAGATGCAGCGCTCACAATCGGCATGGCGGCACCCGGCGCGATGGATCTGCCGGGGCAACTCGATCACGTCGATTTTGGGAACACCGTGTCTGAAACGGCGCACGCCGTGCAGGCGGCCGCCGCGAGTGGCACCGCTCCCAATGAGGCTGGTCTGACCCGCCGCTACGCAAACACCAACAACCCGGGATCGTGGTTCTCTGCGGAATACACCGTTGAGGCCGGAAAGCCCTTCCTGCTGCGAACCCTCGAAACGTATGACGGGGCTCACACCAAGAAGTACAACATCTGGGTCGACGGGGTGCTCGTGCGAAAGGTCGAGATCCCGCGTAGCGAGGGCGGCCAGGGCACAAAGGCGCATCAGGTGCTGATCGACGACCCGAGTGTGCTCCAGAACACCGGAAAAGTGCGGATCAAGTTCGAGTACCCAAGTGACGCGAGTGGGTTCTGGGATCCTTCGATTGCCGACAGCTGGGTTCTGCCGGTGCAAGCCGACACAACACCCCCGCTTGTCGCTGCGACAGTCGACAGTGCTGTGCCGGGTGATAACGGATGGTTCCGCGGAGATTCGAGTGTCACGCTGAGCGCGACCGACGACCGTGCCGGAACTCCCGCTGTTCAGTTTGGTGGGGCGCAGGGCTGGGAAGACTACACGGCTCCCATTCCGGTCACTGGTGAGGGGCAGCATGAGCTGTCTTACCGCGCGAACGACGTAGCGGGTAATTCGTCGGGTGAACAGAAGGTGCAGGTCTGGATCGACAGCACTGCGCCCGTAAGCTCCGTGAAAACAATTCGCGGATCGGAAGCGGCGAATCTCAACATCGCGAGCGTCTCGTTCAGTGCAACTGACGAGCTGAGTGGGGTTGCAGCTGTGCGCTATCGCGTTGACGGCGGACAGTGGCAGCTCGCTGGCGCTGATGCCGTTCCGGTTGTCGGATACGGCTCGCACCTCGTGGAGTACTTTGCCGCGGATGTGGCGGGAAACACCGAGGCCCTGCGCAGCACTGAAATCGAGCTCACGGCACCCAGCCAGAAATTTACGGTGTCATTTGACAGCGCTGGCGGTTCTGCCGTCGCTTCGGTGCCGAACGTTGCTTCGGGATCGAAGGTGTCTCGGCCAAGCGATCCGAAGCGTAAGGGATACGTGTTCGCCGGCTGGTTTGTCGGCAGCAAGGCCTACGATTTCTCGGCCCCGGTTACCGCCAATCTCAAACTCACTGCGAAGTGGGAGAAAGATAACTCTGGCACGACCCCTCGTGACAAGCCCGTCTTCAAAGATGTGCCCAAGCAGCAGCAGTTTTACACTGAGATCGACTGGATGCATCAGATGAAGTACACAACCGGATTCAAGCGGTCGGACGGCCTTTACTACGAGCCAAAGCAGGAGCTCACTCGTGAGGCGATGGCAGCGTTTATGTACCGGCTGAAGGGTTCACCTGCGGTCAAGCTGCCAGCCGCGTCACCGTTTGCCGATGTGAAACCGAGCGATAAGTTCTATCGTGAGATCGTGTGGATGTACCAGCAGAAGCTCGCAAAGGGCACCAAGCAGGCGACCGGCAAACCGCTGTACGGTCCGAAGCAGGCGCTCACTCGCGAGGCTATGGCTGCGTTCATGTACCGCTTTGAGGGGTCGCCGAAGTTCACGGCTCCAAAGCAGTCGCCGTTTGCCGACATGAAGCCCGGATCGGACTTCTATACCGAGATTTCGTGGATGCAAGCGAGCAAACTCACGACCGGCTTTAAGCAGGGCTCGGTTCGGAACTACGAACCGAAGCGCGCGCTGAGTCGTGAGGCGATGGCTGCGTTTATCTACCGATTGGAGACGCAGTACCGCAAGTAG
- a CDS encoding L-rhamnose mutarotase, which yields MRRYCFQLRLRPERMAEYRERHAAVWPEMLQALADTGWQNYSLFVSEDGLLIGYLEAEKPLNELQAAMAATDVNAKWQAEMAPFFADLDGAPDDGFLELTEVFHLEDQLTQRDNARK from the coding sequence GTGCGACGCTACTGCTTCCAGCTCCGGCTGCGGCCTGAGCGCATGGCCGAGTATCGCGAGCGCCACGCAGCCGTGTGGCCCGAGATGCTGCAGGCACTCGCCGATACCGGATGGCAGAACTACTCGCTTTTTGTGAGCGAAGACGGTCTGCTGATCGGCTACCTCGAAGCAGAGAAGCCGCTCAACGAATTACAAGCCGCGATGGCCGCCACCGATGTGAACGCGAAGTGGCAGGCCGAGATGGCGCCATTCTTCGCCGATCTTGATGGCGCACCAGACGACGGATTTCTTGAACTGACCGAGGTGTTCCACCTCGAAGACCAGCTGACTCAGCGCGACAACGCTAGAAAGTGA
- a CDS encoding L-fucose/L-arabinose isomerase family protein, which yields MHSAPDRNISELLPMKTRRKPRIGLVAGGLGTYWPQFPALLPQLQESSRYVSDRFAEMDAEVTDVGFISDAQEGAAAAEELRRADCDLIVLFLTTYLTASMVLPIAQRSGAPVLVIDLQPTEKMDHASFTTGEWLAYCGQCPVPEVGNVFRRAGIPFRSVSGWLRQESAWHRIEQWIAAAHVRAALRHARHGLMGHLYPGMLDVSTDLTLLPATFGSHVEVLEFDDLRVRIDAVSEAETAERIGLARELFTVDDSVKEEDFAWGARVSVALDRLIDDFDLDSLAYYHRGLDGELHERIGAGMILGASLLTARGIPATGEFELRTTVAQLASQVIGAGGSFCEIQALNFEDNVVEMGHDGPAHLAVSARDPLLRGLGVYHGKRGWGVSVEFDVQQGPVTLLGLGQDADGTLSFVVSEGTAVPGPLLQIGNTTTRVDFARDPGEWVDAWSATGVGHHWSLSTGSRAETYRAAASLLGIDYREV from the coding sequence ATGCACTCCGCACCCGATCGCAACATCTCCGAGTTGCTTCCCATGAAGACCCGCCGCAAGCCCCGTATTGGGCTGGTGGCCGGTGGCCTCGGTACCTACTGGCCGCAGTTTCCGGCGCTGTTGCCGCAGCTGCAGGAATCATCGCGGTACGTATCGGATCGTTTCGCCGAGATGGACGCCGAGGTGACCGATGTCGGTTTCATCTCGGACGCGCAGGAGGGGGCGGCCGCAGCAGAGGAGCTGCGCCGTGCTGACTGTGACCTCATCGTGCTGTTCCTCACGACCTATCTGACCGCTTCGATGGTGCTTCCGATTGCGCAGCGATCTGGGGCGCCGGTGCTGGTCATCGACCTGCAGCCCACCGAAAAGATGGATCACGCGAGCTTCACGACGGGGGAGTGGCTCGCCTACTGCGGCCAGTGCCCGGTGCCGGAAGTTGGCAACGTGTTTCGCCGGGCGGGGATCCCGTTCCGCTCGGTGTCCGGCTGGCTGCGGCAAGAGAGCGCGTGGCATCGCATCGAACAGTGGATCGCGGCGGCGCACGTGCGGGCCGCGCTTCGTCACGCTAGGCACGGCCTCATGGGACACCTGTACCCGGGCATGCTCGACGTCTCGACCGACCTCACGCTGCTGCCCGCAACCTTCGGCTCGCACGTGGAGGTGCTCGAGTTTGACGATCTGCGGGTGCGCATCGACGCGGTTTCGGAAGCAGAAACGGCCGAGAGGATCGGTCTCGCCCGAGAACTCTTCACCGTTGATGACTCCGTGAAAGAAGAGGACTTCGCCTGGGGTGCCCGGGTGTCGGTCGCGCTCGACCGCCTCATCGACGACTTCGACCTCGACTCGCTCGCGTACTACCACCGCGGGCTCGACGGCGAACTGCACGAGCGCATCGGGGCGGGCATGATTCTCGGCGCCTCGCTGCTGACCGCACGCGGCATCCCGGCAACCGGCGAGTTCGAGCTGCGCACCACCGTCGCCCAGCTCGCATCACAGGTGATCGGCGCGGGCGGCTCGTTCTGCGAGATTCAGGCCCTGAACTTTGAAGACAACGTTGTTGAGATGGGGCACGACGGACCGGCGCACCTCGCGGTGTCGGCCCGCGATCCGCTGCTGCGCGGCCTCGGTGTTTACCACGGTAAGCGCGGCTGGGGTGTCTCGGTCGAGTTCGACGTGCAGCAGGGGCCGGTGACCCTGCTCGGCCTCGGGCAAGACGCTGACGGCACGCTTTCCTTTGTTGTATCGGAGGGCACCGCGGTGCCGGGGCCACTCCTGCAGATTGGCAACACCACAACCCGCGTCGACTTCGCCCGGGATCCGGGCGAGTGGGTTGACGCGTGGTCGGCGACCGGCGTGGGCCACCACTGGAGCCTCTCGACGGGAAGCCGGGCAGAAACCTATCGTGCCGCAGCATCGCTGCTCGGCATCGACTACCGGGAGGTGTGA